One region of Bosea vaviloviae genomic DNA includes:
- a CDS encoding ABC transporter substrate-binding protein, which translates to MTSSNTRQPNRRQLLQLAGGVAAGAMFGPALIGRASAATQIIVADPGGPFGPAFRKAFYDPFEKATGNKVVNVAREAEPTAQFKAMVETKSYTWDVCTLTLSARDILAGQGLLDPIGFTHADVPKLMPEAISPLYMGTDVYSTVFAYRTDRVKNAPASWADFFNVEKFPGRRALRKNPIDTIEQALLADGVPLDKLYPLDVDRAFKGLDKIKPHVAVWWTGGAQSTQLLQSGEVDMLPGWNARLQAAIDGGTPAKIVWNQGLYSIEGWGLPKGGPKADVARQFVRFCSDPKAQALFTEILAYGPTNLDAYQTIPAERARVLPTSPENLKQMAIADEAWWSANRAKVSERFNAWLLT; encoded by the coding sequence ATGACCAGCAGCAACACGAGACAGCCAAACCGGCGCCAGCTTCTGCAATTGGCAGGCGGCGTGGCCGCCGGCGCGATGTTCGGGCCCGCTTTGATCGGGCGCGCCAGCGCCGCGACGCAGATCATCGTCGCCGATCCCGGCGGCCCCTTCGGGCCCGCCTTCCGCAAGGCCTTCTACGACCCCTTCGAGAAGGCGACCGGCAACAAGGTCGTCAATGTCGCGCGCGAGGCCGAGCCGACGGCGCAGTTCAAGGCGATGGTCGAGACCAAATCCTACACCTGGGACGTCTGCACGCTGACGCTCTCGGCCCGCGATATCCTCGCCGGCCAGGGCTTGCTCGACCCGATCGGCTTCACGCATGCCGACGTGCCGAAGCTGATGCCGGAGGCGATCTCGCCGCTCTATATGGGCACGGATGTCTATTCGACCGTCTTCGCCTACCGCACGGATCGCGTAAAGAACGCCCCTGCGAGCTGGGCCGATTTCTTCAATGTCGAGAAGTTCCCCGGCCGCCGCGCGTTGCGCAAGAACCCGATCGACACGATCGAGCAGGCGCTGCTCGCCGACGGCGTGCCGCTCGACAAGCTCTACCCACTCGATGTCGACCGCGCCTTCAAGGGTCTCGACAAGATCAAGCCGCATGTCGCGGTCTGGTGGACTGGCGGCGCCCAGTCGACGCAGCTGCTCCAGAGCGGCGAGGTCGACATGCTGCCGGGCTGGAACGCCCGCCTGCAGGCGGCGATCGACGGCGGCACGCCGGCCAAGATCGTCTGGAACCAGGGGCTCTACTCGATCGAGGGCTGGGGCCTGCCCAAGGGCGGACCGAAGGCCGATGTCGCGCGCCAGTTCGTCCGTTTCTGCTCGGACCCGAAGGCACAGGCGCTCTTCACCGAAATCCTGGCCTATGGCCCGACCAATCTCGACGCCTACCAGACGATTCCGGCCGAACGCGCCAGGGTGCTGCCGACCTCGCCGGAGAACCTGAAGCAGATGGCGATCGCAGACGAAGCCTGGTGGAGCGCCAACCGCGCCAAGGTCTCCGAGCGCTTCAACGCCTGGCTGCTGACCTGA
- a CDS encoding enoyl-CoA hydratase/isomerase family protein translates to MKDFILSEVRGPVGILTLNRPDKLNAWNAPMRSRLIEALEELEANKAVRAIILTGAGDRAFGAGQDLNETKTFDADRAEEWMGEWERLYDRLRSLSKPIIAALNGVAAGSAFQVSLLCDLRIGHDGVTMGQPEINSGIASVTGPWIMREMIGIARTIDLTLTGRMMDAEECFRIGLINRIVAKEKVMEAALALATELAAKPPVAMRLNKARFREVTEESFRECLKAGIRNQREAYATGEPARMMEEFLAKRAARKTA, encoded by the coding sequence GCTGAACGCCTGGAACGCGCCGATGCGGTCGCGCCTGATCGAGGCGCTGGAGGAACTGGAGGCCAACAAGGCCGTGCGGGCGATCATCCTGACCGGCGCGGGTGACCGTGCCTTCGGGGCCGGGCAGGATCTCAACGAGACCAAGACCTTCGACGCCGACAGGGCCGAGGAGTGGATGGGCGAGTGGGAGCGCCTCTATGACCGGCTGCGTTCGCTCTCGAAGCCGATCATCGCGGCGTTGAACGGCGTGGCGGCAGGGTCCGCTTTCCAGGTTTCCCTGCTCTGCGACCTGCGTATCGGCCATGACGGGGTCACCATGGGCCAGCCGGAGATCAATTCCGGCATCGCCTCGGTGACCGGCCCCTGGATCATGCGCGAGATGATCGGCATTGCTCGCACCATCGACCTGACCCTGACCGGGCGGATGATGGATGCCGAGGAGTGCTTCCGGATCGGCCTGATCAACCGGATCGTTGCGAAGGAGAAGGTGATGGAGGCCGCGCTGGCGCTCGCCACCGAACTCGCCGCAAAGCCGCCCGTCGCGATGCGTCTCAACAAGGCCCGCTTCCGCGAGGTCACGGAGGAGAGCTTCCGCGAGTGCCTCAAGGCCGGCATCCGCAACCAGCGCGAGGCCTACGCCACCGGCGAGCCGGCCCGGATGATGGAAGAGTTCCTCGCCAAGCGCGCCGCCAGGAAGACTGCATAG